Proteins found in one Haemorhous mexicanus isolate bHaeMex1 chromosome 23, bHaeMex1.pri, whole genome shotgun sequence genomic segment:
- the AGTRAP gene encoding type-1 angiotensin II receptor-associated protein isoform X2, translating to MNYMLPLSYAWGNFSVLAVGIWAIVQRDSLDAITMFLTGLLLTVLTDIIHISIFYPSHDLLSDAKRFSIGMAIFSLLLKPGSCYLVYRMYRERGGEYTLNIGVTSAGRDSSTYEPIDQPDAPPQWPSSSKAAQPPY from the exons TTCAGTGTCCTTGCAGTGGGGATCTGGGCCATTGTGCAGCGAGATTCTCTTGATGCCATAACGATG TTCCTGACTGGCCTGCTGCTCACAGTCCTCACAGACATCATTCACATCTCTATCTTCTACCCTTCCCACGACCTCCTCAGTGATGCGAAGCGTTTCAGTATAGGCATGGCCATCTTCAGCCTCCTCCTCAAACCCGGGTCCTGCTACTTGGTGTATCGGATGTATCGGGAGCGTGGAGGAGAGTACACCTTGAACATAG GTGTCACCAGTGCAGGCCGGGACAGCAGCACCTATGAGCCCATTGATCAGCCAGATGCTCCTCCACAGTGGCCTTCCTCAAGCAAGGCAGCCCAGCCACCATACTGA